The following coding sequences are from one Pongo abelii isolate AG06213 chromosome 3, NHGRI_mPonAbe1-v2.0_pri, whole genome shotgun sequence window:
- the LOC100457561 gene encoding small ribosomal subunit protein uS8-like produces MVHMNVLADALKSINNAEKRGKRQVLIRPCSKVIVRFLTVMMKHGYIGKFEIIDDHRAGKIVVNLTGRLNKCGVISPRFDVQLKDLEKWQNNLLPSRQFGFIVLTTSAGIMDHEEARRKHTGGKILGFFF; encoded by the coding sequence ATGGTGCACATGAATGTCCTGGCAGATGCTCTCAAGAGCATCAACAATGCCGAAAAGAGAGGCAAACGCCAGGTGCTTATTAGGCCGTGCTCCAAAGTCATCGTCCGGTTTCTCACTGTGATGATGAAGCATGGTTACATTGGCAAATTTGAAATCATTGATGACCACAGAGCTGGGAAAATTGTTGTGAACCTCACAGGCAGGCTAAACAAGTGTGGGGTGATCAGCCCCAGATTTGACGTGCAACTCAAAGACCTGGAAAAATGGCAGAATAATCTGCTTCCATCCCGCCAGTTTGGTTTCATTGTACTGACAACCTCAGCTGGCATCATGGACCATGAAGAAGCAAGACGAAAACACACAGGAGGGAAAATCCTGGGATTCTTTTTCTAG